DNA sequence from the Candidatus Obscuribacterales bacterium genome:
GTAAGTAAACCTCATCCAAGTCCAGATGTGGAGTTCTACCTGTGGGAAAACCACAGATCCCAAGCTGGACTTTTTATGTGGCCTGCCTTTGAGGGTTACTAGGGTCATTTAAATCAATAGAAATCTGCACAGGATTTAGGCTCCATGATTCATGGGGCTAACGTTGTGCAGCGGAAAATTGCGCGGCAAACCATTGGTCTTTTTGGAGTTAACGATCTCGCATGGCTACTTCAGTTTTTATCAACGAGTTTCACTACGACAACGTCGGCACTGATACCGGCGAATTTATCGAAATTGCTGCTCCTGCAGGCACCGATCTAACCGGATGGAGCTTAGTGCTGTACAACGGTGCCAACGGCAGCGCATACAACACAACCGTGCTGAGCGACACCGTGGCCGACCAAGGTAACGGCTTTGGTACCGTCACCGTTAACTACCCCAGCAACGGTATTCAGAATGGCGCTCCCGACGGCTTTGCCTTGGTCAATAATCTGGGTCAAGTGGTGCAATTTTTGAGCTATGAAGGCGGATTGACTGCGGTAGGCGGGCCAGCAGACGGACTAACTAGCGTCGATATTGGCGTGGCGGAATCGGGCAGCGAACCAACTGGCCTTTCTCTACAACTGGTGGGAACTGGCTCGATCTATGAAGACTTTACCTGGGTGGCACCTGCTGCTCAAACTCCCAACACAGTCAACAATAACCAGATCTTCAACGCAGTGACGCCTGGGGTGAATGCGTTCATCAGCGAGCTTCACTACGACAACGTAGGTGCAGATGAGGGCGAGTTCGTTGAAATTACCGCTAACGCGGGCGCGGATCTCAGCGGCTACAGTGTGGTGCTCTATAACGGCAACGGTGGCGCGCCCTACAACACCATCACTCTGAGCGGCGTAGTAGCTGACCAAAGCAACGGTCAGGGCACGATCGTGATTGATTTCCCCAGCAACGGCATTCAGAATGGGGCTCCCGACGGCGTAGCGCTGGTCGATGCCGAGGGCAATGTAGTGGAATTCCTCAGCTACGAAGGCTCTTTTAGAGCCGTGGGCGGCGCAGCAGATGGCCTCACCAGCGTTGACATTGGTGTAGCCGAAGATGGGACTACGCCGATTGGCGATTCGCTACAGTTCCTGAATGGGGCTTGGACTGGCCCCCAACCTGCCACTAAGGGAGCTGTGAATAGTGCTGATAACGGCGGCGGTGATAACGGCGGTGGCGATAACGGCGGTGATGTCGAACTGACGCGCATTGGTGACATTCAAGGAGCAGCGCAGGTCTCGCCGCTAGTGGGTCAACGGGTGGCCACCACGGGCATTGTCACCGCTGTCGATACCAACGGCTTTTATCTGCAAGACCCTGTGGGCGACGGCAACCTGGCCACCTCCGACGCAATTTTTGTCTTCACCAGCAGCGCCCCTGGCGTGGCAGTGGGCGACGAACTGCGGGTCGAAGGTACCGTCTCTGAATTTACCCCCGGTGGAGCATCAACCCGCAACCTATCGACGACTCAGATTGGCAGCCCAACGCTGACCACCCTGAGCATCGGCAACCCCCTGCCAGCAGCCACCATCATCGGCCAGGGCGATCGCGTCCCCCCCACGGAAAACATCGATGACGACGCCTTTGGCAGCTTTGACCCCGAGACCGACGGCATCGATTTCTTGGAGTCCCTAGAGGGCATGTTGGTGACGGCCCAAGACTTCCGGGTTGTTGATGCCACCAATCGCTTTGGCGAAATCTTTGGCGTCATTGACAACGGCTTGGAAGCTACGGGGCTGAGCGATCGCGGCACCCTCAATATCAGCCCCGACGACTTTAACCCCGAACGCATTCAGCTTCAGTTTGACAGTGGCGTAACGCCCGCTGCGTTTCCGCTGGTGAATGTAGGCGACACCCTGGGCAATGTTACCGGAGTGCTGGGCTACGGCTTTGGCAACTACGAAATTGTCGTGACCGACGACTTTACCAACCAAATCGTGGCGGGCGGTCTCCAGCCAGAGGTCAGCACCCTAACTCGCGGCAGCGACCAACTCACGGTAGCCACCTACAACGTCCTCAACCTCGACCCCAACGACAGCGACGGCGACACCGATATTGCCGATGGGCGCTTTGATGCGATCGCTCAGCAAATCATCAACAACCTCAACGCCCCCGACGTCATCGCCCTGCAAGAGGTACAGGACAACACCGGCTCAGCCAACGACGGCGTGACGGCGGCAGATGCAACCCTGCAAACGCTGGTGGATGCGATCGCAGCGGCAGGCGGCCCCACCTACGCCTTTATCGACAACCCCTTTATCGGCAACAACACCAGCGGCGGTCAGCCGGGGTCTAATATTCGCACCGCTTACCTCTACGACCCCAGTCGGGTCAGTCTAGTTGAGGGTTCGGTGACCACCGTGGGCGGTCAGGGCAGCGGCGAAGCCTTCCAAGGTGCGCGCCTACCTCTCATTGCCACCTTTGAGTTCAATGGCGAAGCGGTGACACTGGTCAACAACCACTTTTCGTCGAAGGGCGGCAGCGCTCCTATTCTGGGCACCGAGCAGCCCTTTGAGGCTCGCCAAGAAGATGTCTCCGTCAACGGCTCCCTCGACGAACGCCAGAGGCAGTCTGAAGCAGTGCAGGGCTAC
Encoded proteins:
- a CDS encoding endonuclease/exonuclease/phosphatase family protein; the encoded protein is MATSVFINEFHYDNVGTDTGEFIEIAAPAGTDLTGWSLVLYNGANGSAYNTTVLSDTVADQGNGFGTVTVNYPSNGIQNGAPDGFALVNNLGQVVQFLSYEGGLTAVGGPADGLTSVDIGVAESGSEPTGLSLQLVGTGSIYEDFTWVAPAAQTPNTVNNNQIFNAVTPGVNAFISELHYDNVGADEGEFVEITANAGADLSGYSVVLYNGNGGAPYNTITLSGVVADQSNGQGTIVIDFPSNGIQNGAPDGVALVDAEGNVVEFLSYEGSFRAVGGAADGLTSVDIGVAEDGTTPIGDSLQFLNGAWTGPQPATKGAVNSADNGGGDNGGGDNGGDVELTRIGDIQGAAQVSPLVGQRVATTGIVTAVDTNGFYLQDPVGDGNLATSDAIFVFTSSAPGVAVGDELRVEGTVSEFTPGGASTRNLSTTQIGSPTLTTLSIGNPLPAATIIGQGDRVPPTENIDDDAFGSFDPETDGIDFLESLEGMLVTAQDFRVVDATNRFGEIFGVIDNGLEATGLSDRGTLNISPDDFNPERIQLQFDSGVTPAAFPLVNVGDTLGNVTGVLGYGFGNYEIVVTDDFTNQIVAGGLQPEVSTLTRGSDQLTVATYNVLNLDPNDSDGDTDIADGRFDAIAQQIINNLNAPDVIALQEVQDNTGSANDGVTAADATLQTLVDAIAAAGGPTYAFIDNPFIGNNTSGGQPGSNIRTAYLYDPSRVSLVEGSVTTVGGQGSGEAFQGARLPLIATFEFNGEAVTLVNNHFSSKGGSAPILGTEQPFEARQEDVSVNGSLDERQRQSEAVQGYVNGLLGADPNANVVVLGDLNEFEFVSPVRDLVTNSGLTNLTETLPEDERYSFIFQGNSQSLDHILVSNGLATGAEFDIVHTNVEFAATPQRASDHDPLLARFTLNGTSNEGDTNTVIVGDGDNIVSLDGRNNVVTTGDGNNFIYIDDAAANGGT